One stretch of Acidobacteriota bacterium DNA includes these proteins:
- a CDS encoding ammonium transporter, which produces MTLQATSPLVKAQEADAPPAPVADASGGNTGSANDVTAEEAGKPTLDEVAATVGHNKIAINFIWVLIAGFLVMFMQAGFALAETGFTRAKNAAHTMAMNMLVYAVGMLAFWLCGFGLMMGGIGSTPALGSVASVLNQEFTIEIGGKTLGLFGMKGFMLGGEAYDVGVFALFLFMMVFMDTAATIPTGAMAERWKFSAFILFSFFMGALVYPIFGNWVWGGGWLATLGTNFGMGHGFVDFAGSSVVHMTGGVTAFIGAKLIGPRLGKYTSDGKPVAIPGHDLPMAMLGVFILAFGWFGFNAGSSLAGGDLRVSVIAVNTMLASASGALVSGMYVWKRLGKPDPSMMSNGMLAGLVAITAPCAFVTSWASVIIGAIAGILVVESILFIERTLKVDDPVGAISVHGVCGFFGVVALGLFADGTYGDGYNGVTGGIRGLFYGDAKQFLAQVIGPLTNIIFVGISFYLIYKLVDKLVGHRVDAEAEIGGLDLPEMGALAYPDFQLSSGSQLGSYLIPVPATAAAEKELSGALIEETR; this is translated from the coding sequence ATGACTTTGCAGGCAACCAGTCCGCTGGTTAAAGCACAGGAAGCTGACGCGCCGCCTGCCCCGGTTGCCGATGCGTCCGGTGGCAATACCGGTTCGGCAAATGACGTTACCGCAGAAGAAGCCGGTAAACCGACGCTTGATGAAGTCGCCGCCACCGTCGGTCACAATAAAATCGCTATCAACTTTATATGGGTTTTAATCGCAGGCTTTCTGGTGATGTTCATGCAAGCCGGGTTCGCGCTGGCAGAAACCGGCTTCACTCGCGCCAAAAACGCGGCGCACACGATGGCGATGAATATGTTGGTTTACGCGGTCGGGATGCTGGCATTCTGGTTATGCGGCTTCGGTCTGATGATGGGCGGCATCGGTTCAACCCCGGCTTTAGGCAGCGTCGCTTCGGTCTTGAATCAGGAATTTACCATTGAGATTGGCGGGAAAACTCTTGGGCTGTTTGGCATGAAAGGGTTTATGTTAGGCGGCGAAGCTTATGATGTCGGGGTGTTCGCGCTCTTTTTATTCATGATGGTATTTATGGACACTGCCGCCACCATCCCGACTGGCGCGATGGCTGAACGCTGGAAATTTTCTGCTTTCATTCTCTTTTCGTTTTTTATGGGCGCGCTGGTCTACCCGATATTTGGCAACTGGGTTTGGGGCGGCGGTTGGCTCGCTACGCTTGGCACCAATTTCGGAATGGGTCATGGCTTCGTGGATTTTGCCGGCTCATCCGTCGTGCATATGACCGGCGGCGTTACCGCATTCATTGGCGCAAAACTGATTGGTCCGAGGCTTGGCAAATACACCTCAGATGGTAAACCGGTGGCGATTCCCGGTCATGATTTACCGATGGCGATGCTTGGGGTTTTCATTCTGGCTTTTGGCTGGTTCGGGTTCAACGCCGGAAGCAGCCTCGCGGGTGGCGATTTGCGCGTCAGTGTGATTGCGGTCAATACCATGCTGGCGTCGGCGTCGGGCGCATTAGTCAGTGGCATGTATGTCTGGAAACGTTTAGGCAAACCTGACCCCAGCATGATGTCAAACGGCATGCTTGCAGGATTGGTTGCCATCACCGCGCCGTGCGCTTTTGTAACCAGTTGGGCATCCGTAATCATCGGCGCAATCGCCGGAATTCTTGTGGTGGAAAGCATCCTCTTCATCGAACGAACTTTGAAAGTGGACGATCCGGTGGGCGCAATTTCTGTACACGGGGTTTGCGGTTTCTTCGGGGTTGTGGCTTTGGGGTTGTTCGCCGACGGCACTTATGGCGATGGCTACAATGGCGTCACCGGCGGCATTCGCGGCTTGTTTTACGGCGATGCCAAACAATTTCTTGCACAGGTCATCGGGCCGCTCACCAACATCATTTTTGTCGGCATCAGTTTTTATTTGATTTACAAACTGGTGGACAAACTGGTGGGTCATCGTGTGGATGCCGAAGCCGAAATCGGTGGCTTGGATTTGCCGGAAATGGGCGCATTGGCTTATCCCGATTTCCAACTGTCGTCAGGCAGTCAACTGGGCAGTTATTTAATTCCTGTACCGGCGACTGCGGCAGCCGAAAAGGAACTCTCAGGCGCTTTAATCGAAGAAACCCGGTAA
- a CDS encoding sigma 54-interacting transcriptional regulator yields the protein MTDKTDEIKKLSTLLEISQALSGVSNLKASFHRALEVLERQHGFIHSAVTLINEKTGEREIEATNGISLTSQANRFLLGEAITTRVLESGKHVVVPQISREPLISQRASHRKDLAKHELTFICVPVLLNRKPVGAVSVNLVYKSNRDYDRSVKFLRVAASMIAQSIKAQHAIEAERQRLVDENIHLRQELKERYDFSHIIGNSGPMRQVYESVAQVAHTNTTVLIRGESGTGKELIAHAIHYNSLRAKKPFIKVSCAALPETLIEAELFGYEKGAFTGAHTRKKGRFELAEGGTLFLDEIGDINLSTQVKLLRVLQEREFERLGGTETIRVNVRLIAATNKDLEKAIAEGTFREDLYYRLNVFTIFMPPLRERKPDVLLLADYFLQKYAREHNKNIKRISTPAIDMLTSYHWPGNVRELENCIERSILVCDEQVLHGHHLPPTLQTASESGTVSRLSLAAAIEAFEKDIIQDALKTVRGNRSRAAKLLDTTERILGYKVLKYGIDCRRFR from the coding sequence ATGACCGATAAAACCGACGAAATCAAAAAGCTCTCCACCCTCTTAGAAATCTCCCAAGCCCTCTCAGGCGTGAGCAATCTTAAAGCCTCATTTCATCGCGCCCTCGAAGTTCTCGAACGCCAGCACGGCTTTATTCATAGCGCCGTCACCTTGATTAATGAAAAAACCGGCGAGCGCGAAATCGAAGCCACCAACGGCATCAGCCTGACCAGCCAAGCCAATCGCTTTCTGCTCGGTGAAGCGATAACCACGCGGGTGCTTGAAAGCGGCAAACATGTCGTGGTGCCGCAAATCAGCCGCGAACCGTTAATTTCACAACGCGCCTCGCATCGCAAAGATTTAGCCAAACACGAACTGACCTTCATCTGTGTGCCGGTCTTGTTGAATCGCAAACCGGTCGGCGCGGTCAGCGTCAATCTGGTTTATAAAAGCAATCGCGATTATGACCGCTCGGTAAAATTTTTGCGCGTCGCCGCTTCGATGATCGCCCAATCCATCAAAGCCCAACATGCCATCGAAGCCGAACGCCAGCGGCTGGTCGATGAAAATATTCATTTACGGCAGGAACTCAAAGAGCGCTACGATTTTTCGCATATCATCGGCAACAGTGGACCCATGCGACAGGTTTATGAATCGGTCGCCCAGGTCGCCCACACCAACACCACCGTGTTGATTCGCGGCGAATCGGGAACCGGTAAAGAGTTAATCGCTCATGCGATTCATTACAATTCGCTGCGCGCCAAAAAACCGTTTATCAAAGTAAGCTGTGCGGCTTTGCCTGAGACCTTGATTGAGGCGGAACTGTTCGGTTACGAAAAAGGCGCCTTTACGGGCGCGCACACCCGCAAGAAAGGACGGTTTGAGTTAGCCGAAGGCGGCACCTTATTTTTGGATGAAATCGGCGATATAAATTTATCGACTCAGGTGAAATTGCTGAGAGTTTTGCAGGAACGAGAATTCGAGAGGCTGGGCGGAACCGAGACGATTCGCGTGAATGTGCGGTTGATTGCCGCTACCAATAAAGATTTGGAAAAAGCGATTGCCGAAGGCACCTTCCGCGAAGACCTCTATTATCGTTTGAATGTGTTCACGATTTTTATGCCGCCGCTAAGGGAGCGCAAGCCTGATGTGTTATTGCTGGCGGATTATTTTTTGCAGAAGTATGCCCGCGAACACAACAAAAACATCAAACGCATTTCGACACCGGCGATAGATATGTTGACGTCGTATCATTGGCCCGGCAATGTTCGCGAATTGGAAAACTGTATCGAACGGTCAATATTAGTTTGCGATGAACAGGTATTGCACGGTCATCACCTGCCGCCGACTTTGCAGACGGCGTCGGAGAGCGGCACGGTTTCGCGGTTGTCTTTGGCAGCGGCGATTGAAGCCTTTGAAAAGGACATCATTCAGGATGCCTTAAAAACCGTGCGTGGCAATCGTTCACGCGCCGCGAAATTGCTGGACACCACCGAACGCATTCTCGGTTACAAAGTCCTGAAATACGGCATTGATTGCCGCCGCTTCCGTTGA
- a CDS encoding P-II family nitrogen regulator, whose translation MKKIEAIIRPHLLESVKDALQTLGVQGMTINEVKGFGRQKGHTEVYRGSEYKIEFVPKVKIEVVIDDEILEDAIAAITKTARTGKFGDGKIFVFTVEEAIRIRTGEHGLGAI comes from the coding sequence ATGAAAAAAATAGAAGCGATTATCCGTCCGCATTTGCTCGAAAGTGTCAAGGATGCGTTGCAAACGCTGGGCGTTCAAGGCATGACGATTAACGAAGTAAAAGGGTTCGGACGACAAAAAGGGCACACCGAAGTTTATCGTGGCAGCGAATACAAAATTGAATTCGTGCCAAAGGTAAAAATCGAAGTGGTCATCGATGATGAAATTCTGGAAGACGCGATTGCCGCTATCACCAAAACGGCGCGAACCGGCAAATTCGGCGATGGCAAAATTTTCGTCTTCACCGTCGAAGAAGCCATACGCATTCGCACAGGTGAACATGGACTTGGAGCTATTTAA
- the glnA gene encoding type I glutamate--ammonia ligase: MNPKTVLKFAADEKAEFVSVRFTDMVGSWQHLSFPISELDEGSFEGGFGFDASSIRGWAAINESDMLLIPDPSKFYIDPFLQRKTLVLIADVVDPISREGYTFDPRAVAKRAQSYLQSTGVADTCYFGPEAEFFVFDKVVFHNNNNSCGATVDSAEGHWNSGSEGSGYTIRAKEGYVPVAPLDTLIDLRADISAELKTLGINVECHHHEVATGGQCEIDFRYDTLLQTADNLMLFKYTVKNVARRYGKTVTFMPKPLYGDNGNGMHCHQSLWKEGKPLFAGDGYAGISEMAKFYIGGILKHAPALAALTSPTTNSYKRLVPGFEAPVNLAYSARNRSAAVRIPMFSPSPKAKRLEVRFPDASCNPYLAFSALLMAGLDGVQNRIDPGEPLDKDIYDLPAEELAKVPSVPGSLDAALAALEADHEFLLKGGVFNETLLKRWIEYKTDREINAVRMRPHPLEFQLYYDI, from the coding sequence ATGAATCCAAAAACTGTTTTGAAATTTGCCGCCGATGAGAAAGCGGAATTTGTCAGCGTGCGTTTTACGGATATGGTCGGTTCCTGGCAACACCTGTCGTTTCCAATCAGCGAATTGGATGAAGGCTCGTTTGAAGGCGGGTTCGGTTTCGATGCCAGCAGCATACGCGGTTGGGCTGCGATTAACGAAAGCGATATGTTGCTGATTCCCGATCCGTCAAAATTTTATATCGACCCGTTTTTACAACGAAAAACTCTGGTTTTAATTGCCGATGTGGTAGACCCGATTTCCCGCGAAGGCTACACCTTCGACCCGCGCGCGGTTGCCAAAAGAGCGCAAAGCTACCTGCAATCGACGGGCGTTGCCGATACCTGCTATTTCGGACCCGAAGCCGAATTCTTTGTTTTCGATAAAGTGGTTTTTCATAACAACAACAACTCCTGCGGCGCGACCGTCGATAGCGCCGAAGGGCATTGGAATTCTGGCTCGGAAGGTTCAGGGTACACCATTCGCGCCAAAGAAGGTTATGTGCCGGTTGCGCCGCTCGACACCTTGATTGATTTGCGCGCCGATATTTCCGCCGAACTGAAAACCCTTGGCATCAACGTCGAATGTCACCATCACGAAGTGGCGACCGGCGGACAGTGCGAAATCGATTTTCGTTACGACACGCTTTTGCAAACCGCCGATAACCTGATGCTTTTTAAATACACGGTGAAAAATGTCGCCAGACGATATGGCAAAACCGTGACCTTTATGCCCAAACCGCTGTATGGCGATAACGGCAACGGTATGCACTGCCACCAGTCTTTGTGGAAAGAAGGGAAGCCATTGTTTGCCGGTGACGGTTATGCAGGAATATCCGAGATGGCGAAATTTTATATCGGCGGGATTTTAAAACACGCGCCGGCGCTCGCGGCGCTGACTTCGCCGACCACCAACAGTTACAAGCGGCTGGTTCCGGGTTTTGAAGCGCCTGTGAATCTCGCCTATTCGGCGCGCAATCGTTCGGCTGCCGTGCGCATCCCGATGTTTTCACCTAGCCCGAAAGCCAAACGTCTGGAAGTGCGGTTCCCGGATGCCTCGTGCAATCCGTATCTGGCATTTTCAGCATTGTTGATGGCGGGACTTGATGGCGTGCAAAACCGCATTGATCCGGGTGAACCGCTCGATAAGGATATTTACGATTTGCCAGCCGAAGAACTCGCGAAAGTGCCGAGCGTGCCGGGATCGTTGGATGCGGCGCTGGCGGCGCTGGAAGCCGACCATGAATTCTTGCTCAAAGGCGGGGTGTTCAATGAAACCTTGCTCAAACGCTGGATTGAATACAAAACCGACCGTGAAATCAACGCCGTTCGCATGCGTCCACATCCGCTGGAATTCCAACTCTATTACGATATTTAA